One genomic region from Macaca mulatta isolate MMU2019108-1 chromosome 20, T2T-MMU8v2.0, whole genome shotgun sequence encodes:
- the SNAI3 gene encoding zinc finger protein SNAI3 (The RefSeq protein has 2 substitutions compared to this genomic sequence) has product MPRSFLVKTHSSHRVPNYRRLETQREINGACSACGGLVVPLLPQDKEAPSVPGDLPQPWDGSSAIACISLPLLPRIEEALGASGPDALEVSRVDPWASRAPIVPLKDSLNHLNLAPLLVLPTQWSPILGPDGHRAPEKLLGAERTPRAPGSFQCFHCHKPYHTLAGLARHQQLHCHLQAGRVFTCKYCDKEYTSLGALKMHIRTHTLPCTCKICGKAFSRPWLLQGHVRTHTGEKPYACSHCSRAFADRSNLRAHLQTHSDTKKYQCQRCAKTFSRMSLLARHEESGCCPGP; this is encoded by the exons ATGCCGCGCTCCTTCCTGGTGAAAACGCACTCCAGCCACAGGGTCCCCAACTACCGGCGGCTGGAGACGCAGAGAG AAATCAATGGTGCCTGCTCTGCCTGTGGGGGGCTGGTGGTGCCCCTCCTCCCCCAAGATAAGGAGGCCCCTTCTGTGCCCGGTGACCTTCCCCAGCCCTGGGACGGCTCCTCAGCCATCGCCTGCATCTCCCTGCCCCTCCTTCCACGGATCGAGGAAGCTCTGGGGGCCTCTGGGCCGGACGCCTTGGAAGTCAGCCGGGTCGACCCTTGGGCCAGCCGGGCCCCCATTGTACCCCTCAAAGACAGCCTGAACCACCTCAACCTGGCCCCACTGCTGGTGCTGCCCACACAGTGGTCCCCAATCCTGGGCCCAGACGGGCACAGGGCTCCAGAAAAACTGCTCGGGGCTGAGCGGACGCCCCGAGCCCCTGGCGGCTTCCAATGCTTCCACTGCCACAAACCCTACCACACCCTGGCCGGGCTGGCCAGGCACCGGCAGCTGCACTGCCACCTGCAGGCGGGGCGCGTCTTCACCTGCAAGTACTGCGACAAGgagtacaccagcctgggcgccCTCAAGATGCACATCCGCACCCACACGCTGCCCTGCACCTGTAAGATCTGCGGAAAGGCCTTCTCCAGGCCCTGGCTGCTGCAGGGCCACGTCCGCACCCACACAG GGGAGAAGCCCTATGCCTGCTCGCACTGCAGCAGGGCCTTTGCCGACCGCTCCAACCTTCGGGCCCATCTGCAAACGCACTCGGACACCAAGAAGTACCAGTGCCAGCGCTGTGCCAAGACCTTCTCCCGCATGTCCCTCCTGGCGCGGCACGAGGAGTCTGGCTGCTGCCCAGGCCCCTGA
- the SNAI3 gene encoding zinc finger protein SNAI3 isoform X1 has protein sequence MPRSFLVKTHSSHRVPNYRRLETQREINGACSACGGLVVPLLPQDKEAPSVPGDLPQPWDGSSAIACISLPLLPRIEEALGASGPDALEVSRVDPWASRAPIVPLKDSLNHLNLAPLLVLPTQWSPILGPDGHRAPEKLLGAERTPRAPGGFQCFHCHKPYHTLAGLARHRQLHCHLQAGRVFTCKYCDKEYTSLGALKMHIRTHTLPCTCKICGKAFSRPWLLQGHVRTHTGEKPYACSHCSRAFADRSNLRAHLQTHSDTKKYQCQRCAKTFSRMSLLARHEESGCCPGP, from the exons ATGCCGCGCTCCTTCCTGGTGAAAACGCACTCCAGCCACAGGGTCCCCAACTACCGGCGGCTGGAGACGCAGAGAG AAATCAATGGTGCCTGCTCTGCCTGTGGGGGGCTGGTGGTGCCCCTCCTCCCCCAAGATAAGGAGGCCCCTTCTGTGCCCGGTGACCTTCCCCAGCCCTGGGACGGCTCCTCAGCCATCGCCTGCATCTCCCTGCCCCTCCTTCCACGGATCGAGGAAGCTCTGGGGGCCTCTGGGCCGGACGCCTTGGAAGTCAGCCGGGTCGACCCTTGGGCCAGCCGGGCCCCCATTGTACCCCTCAAAGACAGCCTGAACCACCTCAACCTGGCCCCACTGCTGGTGCTGCCCACACAGTGGTCCCCAATCCTGGGCCCAGACGGGCACAGGGCTCCAGAAAAACTGCTCGGGGCTGAGCGGACGCCCCGAGCCCCTGGCGGCTTCCAATGCTTCCACTGCCACAAACCCTACCACACCCTGGCCGGGCTGGCCAGGCACCGGCAGCTGCACTGCCACCTGCAGGCGGGGCGCGTCTTCACCTGCAAGTACTGCGACAAGgagtacaccagcctgggcgccCTCAAGATGCACATCCGCACCCACACGCTGCCCTGCACCTGTAAGATCTGCGGAAAGGCCTTCTCCAGGCCCTGGCTGCTGCAGGGCCACGTCCGCACCCACACAG GGGAGAAGCCCTATGCCTGCTCGCACTGCAGCAGGGCCTTTGCCGACCGCTCCAACCTTCGGGCCCATCTGCAAACGCACTCGGACACCAAGAAGTACCAGTGCCAGCGCTGTGCCAAGACCTTCTCCCGCATGTCCCTCCTGGCGCGGCACGAGGAGTCTGGCTGCTGCCCAGGCCCCTGA
- the SNAI3 gene encoding zinc finger protein SNAI3 isoform X2 translates to MGSSRCKGTAPPAFSSEINGACSACGGLVVPLLPQDKEAPSVPGDLPQPWDGSSAIACISLPLLPRIEEALGASGPDALEVSRVDPWASRAPIVPLKDSLNHLNLAPLLVLPTQWSPILGPDGHRAPEKLLGAERTPRAPGGFQCFHCHKPYHTLAGLARHRQLHCHLQAGRVFTCKYCDKEYTSLGALKMHIRTHTLPCTCKICGKAFSRPWLLQGHVRTHTGEKPYACSHCSRAFADRSNLRAHLQTHSDTKKYQCQRCAKTFSRMSLLARHEESGCCPGP, encoded by the exons ATGGGCTCTTCCCGGTGCAAAGGCACTGCCCCTCCTGCATTCAGTTCAG AAATCAATGGTGCCTGCTCTGCCTGTGGGGGGCTGGTGGTGCCCCTCCTCCCCCAAGATAAGGAGGCCCCTTCTGTGCCCGGTGACCTTCCCCAGCCCTGGGACGGCTCCTCAGCCATCGCCTGCATCTCCCTGCCCCTCCTTCCACGGATCGAGGAAGCTCTGGGGGCCTCTGGGCCGGACGCCTTGGAAGTCAGCCGGGTCGACCCTTGGGCCAGCCGGGCCCCCATTGTACCCCTCAAAGACAGCCTGAACCACCTCAACCTGGCCCCACTGCTGGTGCTGCCCACACAGTGGTCCCCAATCCTGGGCCCAGACGGGCACAGGGCTCCAGAAAAACTGCTCGGGGCTGAGCGGACGCCCCGAGCCCCTGGCGGCTTCCAATGCTTCCACTGCCACAAACCCTACCACACCCTGGCCGGGCTGGCCAGGCACCGGCAGCTGCACTGCCACCTGCAGGCGGGGCGCGTCTTCACCTGCAAGTACTGCGACAAGgagtacaccagcctgggcgccCTCAAGATGCACATCCGCACCCACACGCTGCCCTGCACCTGTAAGATCTGCGGAAAGGCCTTCTCCAGGCCCTGGCTGCTGCAGGGCCACGTCCGCACCCACACAG GGGAGAAGCCCTATGCCTGCTCGCACTGCAGCAGGGCCTTTGCCGACCGCTCCAACCTTCGGGCCCATCTGCAAACGCACTCGGACACCAAGAAGTACCAGTGCCAGCGCTGTGCCAAGACCTTCTCCCGCATGTCCCTCCTGGCGCGGCACGAGGAGTCTGGCTGCTGCCCAGGCCCCTGA